A window from Clupea harengus chromosome 14, Ch_v2.0.2, whole genome shotgun sequence encodes these proteins:
- the LOC105895815 gene encoding B2 bradykinin receptor-like has protein sequence MDTSYATPTPSVSSLTDPFNMWSNGTSNGSHCPESEAWDWLYTMQPVYMVVISVLGIVGNVFVLTVFCFHKKPCTVAEIYLSNLAAADLLLLSCLPFWAANVANGFNWQFGDLMCRLVNAGIKMNMYSSIYFLVLVSADRYVALVHAMSHGRMRRPRYAKLSCLAVWCLGLLLSVPVLNFRKVQHVAQYNVTACMLDFPSPEVELACDVMLILLGFAVPLAAISYCTYRIIHALHTQRMERFNAENTERKATVLVLAVLLAFLLCWIPLHLLTIVDILWRLRVLSGCALENALDICSQLFTYLAFINSLLNPILYVIVGKNFRKKVRELAKQINLSRKKAGSTKSQLSTLKTFASN, from the coding sequence ATGGATACCAGTTACGCAACACCAACCCCCTCAGTCTCATCCTTAACTGACCCTTTCAACATGTGGAGCAATGGCACCAGTAACGGTAGCCACTGTCCCGAGTCAGAAGCCTGGGATTGGTTGTACACCATGCAGCCAGTGTACATGGTCGTCATCTCCGTGCTTGGAATCGTGGGGAACGTTTTCGTCCTGACTGTCTTCTGCTTCCACAAGAAGCCGTGCACCGTGGCCGAGATCTACCTCAGCAACCTGGCGGCTGCagacctgctgctgctctcctGCCTCCCCTTCTGGGCGGCCAACGTGGCCAACGGCTTTAACTGGCAGTTTGGCGACCTCATGTGCCGCCTGGTCAACGCCGGCATCAAGATgaacatgtacagcagcatCTACTTCCTGGTGCTGGTGAGCGCCGACCGGTACGTGGCCCTGGTCCACGCCATGTCTCACGGCCGCATGCGGCGGCCCCGCTACGCCAAGCTCAGCTGCCTGGCCGTCTGGTGCCTGGGGCTCCTCCTCAGCGTGCCCGTGCTCAACTTCCGCAAGGTGCAGCACGTGGCCCAGTACAACGTGACCGCCTGCATGCTGGACTTCCCCAGCCCGGAGGTGGAGCTGGCCTGCGACGTCATGCTCATCCTGCTGGGCTTCGCCGTGCCCCTGGCGGCCATCTCCTACTGCACCTACCGCATCATCCATGCCCTGCACACCCAGCGGATGGAGCGCTTCAACGCGGAGAACACGGAGCGCAAGGCCACCGTGCTCGTGCTCGCCGTGCTGCTGGCCTTCCTGCTCTGCTGGATCCCCTTGCACCTGCTCACCATCGTGGACATCTTGTGGCGTCTGCGGGTGCTGAGCGGCTGCGCCCTGGAAAACGCCCTGGACATCTGCAGCCAGCTGTTCACCTACCTGGCCTTCATCAACAGCCTGCTCAACCCCATCCTCTACGTGATCGTGGGGAAGAACTTCAGGAAGAAGGTCAGGGAGCTGGCCAAGCAGATCAACCTGAGCAGGAAGAAGGCAGGCTCTACCAAGTCGCAGCTCTCGACGCTGAAAACGTTCGCGTCTAATTGA
- the LOC105895782 gene encoding ovarian cancer G-protein coupled receptor 1-like, protein MELVTFSNESNANSSKDCDTEDVVERFIYPTAYSVFFIIGFPANCLSFYVACLLMRKGNTVAVYLVNLCVSDLLYTITLPVWIELSLGQPVDSTLCTLIACVMYNSFYVGSGLLCCISVDRYLAVVYPFYFGWVREVRTAVVVSAMVWGFELIVHVHLLAHSGTLGSFSAQRLCEERMPMRPADANVAIVRVALGFLLPLFLMAFCFHQIIKALNDSVSLEAAERRKIRNLLLLLLVTYMVAFTPYQVVMLLRAMLEVGDCGNALLLRNYYMVFVATTTINSVADPIIYCLLSESAKTELKAILYNGRVTLRKLQHSGRDSVISSVVRHD, encoded by the coding sequence ATGGAGCTGGTCACATTTTCCAACGAGAGCAATGCCAACTCTTCTAAAGACTGTGACACAGAGGATGTAGTGGAGCGTTTCATATACCCGACTGCATATTCTGTGTTCTTTATCATAGGATTTCCAGCCAACTGTCTGTCTTTTTATGTCGCTTGCCTTCTGATGCGAAAGGGCAATACCGTGGCAGTGTACCTAGTCAACTTGTGTGTCTCCGATCTCCTGTACACCATCACGCTGCCTGTGTGGATTGAGCTATCTCTCGGCCAGCCAGTGGACAGCACGCTCTGTACCCTGATCGCATGTGTCATGTACAACAGCTTCTATGTGGGATCCGGGCTTCTGTGCTGCATCTCAGTGGACCGCTACCTGGCCGTGGTCTACCCTTTCTACTTCGGCTGGGTGAGAGAAGTGCGCACGGCCGTGGTGGTGAGTGCCATGGTGTGGGGCTTCGAGCTGATTGTGCATGTGCATCTCCTTGCCCACTCCGGTACCCTGGGCTCCTTCTCCGCCCAACgtttgtgtgaggagaggatgcCAATGCGCCCTGCTGATGCCAATGTGGCTATTGTTCGAGTGGCGCTGGGGTTCCTCCTGCCCTTGTTCCTGATGGCCTTTTGTTTCCATCAGATTATCAAAGCCCTCAACGACAGTGTCTCGCTTGAGGCCGCTGAACGCAGAAAGATCAGGaatctgctgctcctcctgctcgtCACTTACATGGTGGCGTTCACCCCATACCAGGTCGTCATGCTCTTGAGAGCCATGCTGGAGGTAGGAGACTGTGGCAATGCCTTGCTCCTCAGAAACTACTACATGGTGTTTGTCGCCACCACCACTATTAATAGTGTGGCAGACCCCATAATCTACTGCCTGCTGAGCGAGAGTGCCAAGACAGAACTGAAAGCCATTCTGTATAATGGGAGGGTGACACTGAGAAAGCTCCAACACTCTGGCAGAGACAGCGTCATTAGCTCTGTTGTGCGCCATGACTAA
- the bdkrb1 gene encoding B1 bradykinin receptor, protein MDMYQTPNISIPTFPPMAENEAAWDLVYAIIPPYIFTLSVVGILGNAFVLTVFLLHRAKWSVPEIYLGNLALADLVMLSLLPFWGINILNDYDWPFGEFLCIAVSLSITINMYTSVFLLVMISVDRYLALVQTMKARWLRRRRYAKAVCAVSWLLGVAVCTPVLPHRKLQYDSEYQVMSCILDYPHDSWKVAHHILLNLVGFALPFLAISFCSINAARALNQRRNNTCSSDRGDRKATALVYAVILFFFVCWGPFHLFTFLDVLCDFQVLQVTEWQEVTAIGNQFATYFAFLNSSLNPLLYVCTGQYFRRKVSAIYHRYERSRGSDVTPQRSVVSTLLHKTDHIKPVVL, encoded by the coding sequence ATGGATATGTACCAGACCCCAAACATCAGCATTCCCACATTCCCCCCCATGGCAGAGAATGAAGCTGCCTGGGATCTGGTCTATGCCATCATTCCACCGTACATCTTCACCCTCAGTGTGGTGGGAATTCTGGGAAATGCCTTTGTCCTCACCGTGTTCCTGCTTCATAGGGCCAAATGGAGCGTTCCAGAAATCTACCTGGGCAACCTCGCCCTAGCCGACCTTGTGATGCTGTCCCTGCTGCCCTTCTGGGGCATCAACATCCTCAACGACTACGACTGGCCGTTCGGGGAATTCCTGTGCATCGCCGTCAGCCTCTccatcaccatcaacatgtACACCAGCGTCTTCCTGCTGGTCATGATCAGTGTGGATCGCTACCTGGCCCTGGTGCAGACCATGAAGGCCAGGTGGCTTCGGAGGAGGCGCTATGCCAAGGCGGTCTGTGCAGTTTCGTGGCTCCTCGGCGTGGCCGTTTGCACCCCGGTGCTACCCCACAGGAAACTGCAGTACGACTCCGAGTATCAGGTCATGTCCTGCATCCTCGATTACCCGCACGACTCTTGGAAAGTGGCCCACCACATCCTGCTCAACCTGGTGGGATTCGCCTTGCCTTTCCTAGCCATCTCTTTCTGTAGTATCAATGCTGCGAGAGCCCTGAACCAGAGGAGGAACAACACGTGCAGCTCCGACCGAGGCGACAGGAAGGCCACAGCACTGGTGTACGCCGtcattctcttcttctttgtttGCTGGGGTCCGTTCCATCTGTTCACCTTCCTCGACGTGCTGTGCGACTTCCAGGTCTTACAGGTCACGGAGTGGCAGGAGGTCACAGCAATCGGGAACCAGTTTGCGACGTACTTTGCGTTCCTGAACAGCAGTCTTAATCCGCTGCTGTACGTCTGCACGGGGCAGTACTTCAGGAGGAAAGTCAGCGCGATCTACCACAGGTACGAGCGGTCCAGAGGATCAGATGTGACCCCGCAACGGTCAGTCGTGTCGACGCTTCTGCACAAAACCGATCACATCAAGCCTGTTGTCTTATAA
- the LOC105895804 gene encoding B2 bradykinin receptor-like has product MALNASEIALFGIGHGEEGGCNHTDAWEWVYAMQPAYMTAICVLGIAGNAFVLAVLCLQRQHSTVADVYLGNLAVADLVMMCCLPFWISTVLHRFNWAYGTAMCQLVGLVVGMNYLCSVLFLTVVSLDRYVALARPLAHRRRRRSTVARGVCAGVWVLGGMLSLPGLLFRSVDFFPEFGVEACHLAYPHPGWRIRYNVTANLVGFLIPVPIVAFSSYHIVAILTDKQVRSSATGHAERKAASLVLVVLAVFVLCWLPYQLVIFLDTLHYYQVISGCLLEHSLDIWTQLATYLGYSNSAINPFLYVIVGKHFRHRASAILHTVMSCDKKQAIFVDNSTRYKSTERSSV; this is encoded by the coding sequence ATGGCACTGAACGCCTCTGAGATTGCTCTGTTCGGGATCGGCCATGGCGAAGAGGGAGGCTGTAACCACACGGACGCCTGGGAGTGGGTTTACGCCATGCAGCCGGCCTACATGACCGCCATCTGCGTGCTGGGCATCGCCGGCAACGCTTTCGTCCTCGCCGTCCTCTGTCTGCAGCGGCAGCACAGCACGGTGGCTGACGTCTACCTGGGCAACCTGGCCGTGGCTGACTTGGTGATGATGTGCTGCCTCCCCTTCTGGATCAGCACCGTCCTACACCGCTTCAACTGGGCCTACGGCACGGCCATGTGCCAGCTGGTGGGCCTGGTGGTCGGGATGAACTACCTGTGCAGCGTGCTCTTCCTGACCGTGGTGAGCCTGGACCGCTACGTGGCGCTGGCCAGGCCGCTGGCTCACCGGAGGCGGCGGCGCTCGACCGTGGCCCGGGGCGTGTGCGCCGGAGTCTGGGTGCTGGGGGGGATGCTCAGCCTGCCGGGCCTCCTCTTCCGCTCGGTGGACTTCTTCCCCGAGTTTGGCGTGGAGGCGTGCCACCTGGCCTACCCGCACCCCGGCTGGCGGATCCGCTACAACGTGACCGCTAACCTGGTGGGCTTCCTCATCCCTGTGCCCATAGTGGCGTTCAGCAGCTATCACATTGTCGCCATCCTCACCGATAAGCAGGTGCGCAGTAGTGCCACGGGTCACGCGGAGAGAAAGGCTGCTTCcctggtgctggtggtgctCGCTGTGTTTGTCCTGTGCTGGCTGCCGTACCAGCTGGTCATATTCTTGGACACCTTGCACTACTACCAGGTCATCTCTGGGTGTCTCCTGGAGCACAGCCTGGACATTTGGACCCAGCTGGCCACATATCTCGGCTACAGCAACAGCGCCATTAACCCCTTCCTCTATGTGATTGTTGGTAAACACTTCAGGCACAGAGCTAGCGCCATATTACACACAGTCATGAGCTGTGATAAGAAACAGGCCATTTTTGTTGACAATTCCACGAGGTATAAAAGCACTGAACGTAGCAGTGTGTAG
- the LOC105895825 gene encoding uncharacterized protein C14orf132 has protein sequence MDLSFMAAQIPVMTGAFMDSSPNDDYSTERSLFNSSASVHVATASASSAQAPPDDQEQMSSDTIWLWIAIVATIGNIVVVGVVYAFTF, from the coding sequence atCCCTGTGATGACGGGTGCCTTCATGGACTCCTCGCCCAACGACGACTACAGCACCGAGCGCTCCCTCTTCAACTCCTCGGCCAGCGTTCACGTGGCGACAGCCTCCGCCTCCTCCGCCCAGGCCCCACCCGACGACCAGGAGCAGATGTCCAGCGACACCATCTGGCTCTGGATCGCCATCGTGGCCACCATCGGCAACATCGTCGTGGTCGGAGTCGTCTACGCCTTCACCTTCTGA